A region from the Vicia villosa cultivar HV-30 ecotype Madison, WI linkage group LG3, Vvil1.0, whole genome shotgun sequence genome encodes:
- the LOC131661173 gene encoding cytochrome P450 81E8-like encodes MEFNFLIYIIFPLLVLITTKLLLFTQKAFKKLPPNLPSLPIIGNLHQIKLPIHQYFHNLSQKYGPIFTLKFGSRLVAVVSSPSLAEECFTKNDIVFANRVQSLKTKYLAFNSTNVISSSYGDHWRNLRRICSIEILSNHRLNSFSDIRKDETMRLIQKLAENSQKDFAKVELRTLFSELTFNIIMRMVCGKRFYGDESDEAKKFRDIMNEIQQFGLGSKLGEFVPLFRLFDFSGHENNLKKVGEKMDALFQGLVDEHRRDGNENKNTMIDHLLSLQQSQPDYYSDQIIKGLIMALIVAGTETSAITLEWAMANLLNHPEIMEKAKTELENHIGEESLIEEGEATKLQYLQNIISETLRLHPAAPMLLPHLSLEDCTVGGFDVPRNTMLMVNAWAIHRDSDLWADPTSFKPERFEGNRQADMHGFMPFGMGRRACPGSGLALRTLGLTLGSLIQCFEWKRIGEEEVDMSEGRGTLVPMAVPLEAQCKARPIINKIFS; translated from the exons ATGGAATTCAACTTTCTTATCTACATCATTTTCCCTCTTCTTGTTCTCATCACTACAAAACTTTTATTATTCACCCAAAAAGCATTCAAAAAACTTCCACCAAACCTACCCTCTCTTCCTATAATTGGCAACCTCCATCAAATTAAACTACCAATTCACCAGTACTTTCACAACCTCTCCCAAAAATATGGCCCAATCTTCACCCTTAAATTCGGTTCTCGGCTCGTAGCTGTTGTTTCATCACCATCTCTAGCCGAAGAATGTTTCACCAAAAACGACATCGTTTTCGCAAACCGTGTACAGTCTCTCAAAACCAAGTACCTTGCTTTCAACAGCACAAACGTaatatcatcatcatatggagATCATTGGCGAAACTTACGTCGTATATGCTCAATCGAAATCCTCTCCAATCACCGTCTCAACTCCTTTTCAGATATCCGAAAAGACGAAACCATGAGGCTAATCCAAAAGCTCGCTGAAAACTCTCAAAAAGATTTCGCAAAAGTTGAACTCAGAACTTTGTTTTCTGAACTAACGTTTAACATCATCATGAGAATGGTTTGTGGTAAACGGTTTTATGGTGATGAATCTGATGAGGCAAAGAAGTTTAGAGATATCATGAACGAGATACAACAGTTTGGGTTAGGGTCCAAACTTGGTGAATTTGTGCCTTTATTTAGATTGTTTGATTTTAGTGGTCATGAAAATAACTTGAAAAAGGTTGGGGAGAAGATGGATGCACTTTTTCAAGGACTAGTTGATGAACATCGTAGGGACGGAAATGAAAATAAGAATACAATGATTGATCATCTACTTTCTTTGCAACAATCACAGCCTGATTATTACAGTGATCAAATTATCAAAGGCCTTATTATG gCGTTGATAGTTGCGGGAACAGAAACTTCCGCTATAACGTTAGAGTGGGCTATGGCTAATTTATTAAACCATCCAGAAATAATGGAAAAAGCAAAAACTGAATTGGAGAATCATATTGGAGAAGAGAGCTTAATTGAGGAAGGTGAAGCTACCAAATTGCAATATCTTCAAAACATTATCTCCGAGACTCTACGGTTACATCCAGCGGCACCAATGTTGTTGCCACATTTATCATTGGAAGATTGTACTGTGGGAGGATTTGATGTGCCACGTAACACCATGTTGATGGTGAATGCGTGGGCTATTCATAGGGATTCTGATTTATGGGCTGACCCGACGAGCTTTAAGCCCGAGAGGTTTGAGGGTAATCGACAAGCAGACATGCATGGGTTTATGCCTTTTGGGATGGGGAGGAGGGCTTGTCCTGGGTCGGGCTTAGCTTTGAGAACTTTGGGCTTGACTTTGGGCTCGTTGATTCAATGCTTTGAGTGGAAGAGGATTGGCGAAGAAGAAGTTGATATGAGTGAAGGACGCGGAACTCTTGTGCCTATGGCTGTTCCATTGGAGGCACAATGCAAAGCTCGTCCAATAATCAATAAGATTTTCTCTTAA